From the Natrarchaeobaculum aegyptiacum genome, one window contains:
- a CDS encoding alpha/beta fold hydrolase has protein sequence METVSHHGRRTAYEHVDRGGVGPTACYVHGSGGAREMWRAQRELTDRAPMVALDLSGHGDSADVDADPGYQALSAYADDVIAVAEETDATVLVGASLGGAVALHVALERSFQPEAIVLTGTGARMGVLEDLLEWLASDFERAVEFLHGPGRLFADPDSNPDIRERSLETMLDTGQVVTRRDFLTCHRFDVRDDLEGVDVPTLLLYGDQDRLTPPWFHEYLAEEIPDARAVEIEGAAHRPMLERPAAFNEALTTFFSELSAAQ, from the coding sequence ATGGAAACGGTCTCCCACCACGGGCGACGCACGGCATACGAGCACGTCGACCGCGGCGGTGTGGGACCCACCGCGTGCTACGTTCACGGGAGCGGCGGCGCTCGTGAGATGTGGCGCGCCCAGCGGGAACTCACCGATCGCGCACCCATGGTGGCACTCGACCTGAGCGGGCACGGTGACTCAGCGGACGTCGACGCCGATCCCGGGTACCAGGCGCTCTCGGCCTACGCAGACGACGTCATCGCCGTCGCCGAGGAGACGGACGCGACCGTCCTCGTCGGTGCCTCCCTCGGCGGCGCTGTCGCTCTCCACGTCGCCCTCGAGCGGTCGTTCCAGCCCGAGGCGATCGTCCTCACGGGAACCGGCGCGCGGATGGGCGTCCTCGAGGACCTCCTCGAGTGGCTCGCCTCGGATTTCGAGCGCGCAGTCGAGTTCCTCCACGGCCCCGGGCGACTCTTCGCAGATCCCGACTCGAACCCGGATATCCGGGAGCGCTCGCTCGAGACGATGCTCGACACCGGGCAGGTCGTCACCCGCCGGGACTTTCTGACCTGCCACCGGTTCGACGTCCGCGACGACCTCGAGGGCGTCGACGTCCCGACGCTCCTGCTGTACGGCGATCAGGATCGACTGACGCCGCCGTGGTTCCACGAGTACCTCGCTGAGGAGATTCCGGACGCACGAGCGGTCGAGATCGAGGGCGCGGCCCATCGGCCGATGCTCGAGCGCCCGGCGGCGTTCAACGAGGCGCTCACGACGTTTTTCTCGGAGCTGTCTGCGGCGCAGTGA
- a CDS encoding DUF7511 domain-containing protein, with product MSTAPSDPRSASHPAEHPDEPDAATIQHVTVDRDGVAVCTMFPANCDDADVTTEWLTASSDAYCSLEDAR from the coding sequence ATGTCCACTGCACCGAGCGATCCCCGGTCCGCATCGCACCCTGCCGAGCACCCCGACGAGCCGGACGCCGCGACGATTCAACACGTCACCGTCGACCGGGACGGCGTCGCCGTCTGCACGATGTTCCCGGCCAACTGTGACGACGCCGACGTGACCACCGAGTGGCTCACTGCCAGTTCGGACGCCTACTGCTCGCTCGAGGACGCCCGGTAG
- a CDS encoding DUF7127 family protein has protein sequence MTLDQIISDDDAAVRQYQYHDGNVLAVDFGPAVDGSVDVVADTVIVVIGDEQYELDLDGAGDAHTFIKNGVLTIETEAEV, from the coding sequence ATGACCCTCGACCAAATCATCAGCGACGACGATGCGGCGGTACGCCAGTACCAGTACCACGATGGGAACGTGCTGGCCGTCGACTTCGGGCCTGCAGTGGACGGGTCGGTCGACGTCGTAGCGGACACCGTGATCGTCGTCATCGGAGACGAGCAGTACGAACTGGACCTGGACGGGGCAGGTGATGCACACACGTTTATCAAAAACGGCGTGCTCACTATCGAGACGGAGGCCGAAGTATGA
- a CDS encoding CDC48 family AAA ATPase, which produces MKLTVKPLKQKDAGRGLAAIDRVSMRELDLENGDYIVISGKGDGQTVARVWPGYPEDEGRGIVRIDGRLRQEANVGIDDSVTVEQADVKPAKSVTVALPQNLRIRGDIGPLVRDKLSGQAVTEGQTVPFSLSFGPMASSGQSVPLKIAGTQPSGTVVITDSTSIDISETPAEQVSAGGPGTAAEGVPNVTYEDIGGLDDELDQVREMIELPMRHPELFKQLGIEPPKGVLLHGPPGTGKTLMAKAVANEIDAHFETISGPEIMSKYYGESEEQLREVFEEAEENAPAIIFIDELDSIAAKREEAGGDVERRVVAQLLSLMDGLEERGRVTVIAATNRVDDIDPALRRGGRFDREIEIGVPDKDGRREILQVHTRGMPLEESIDLDRYAENTHGFVGADLESLAREGAMNALRRIRPDLDLEADEIDAEVLESLQVTEGDIKEALKGIQPSAMREVFVEVPDVTWNDVGGLADTKERLRETIQWPLDYPEVFEQMDMEAAKGVLMYGPPGTGKTLLAKAVANEAQSNFISIKGPELLNKYVGESEKGVREVFEKARSNAPTVIFFDEIDSIATERGQGATDSGVGERVVSQLLTELDGLEELEDVVVIATTNRPDLIDPALLRPGRLDRHVHVPVPDEDGRKRIFEVHTRNKPLADAVDLEWLAAETEGYVGADIEAVCREASMEASREFITSVDPEEMPDTLDNVRISTDHFEHALEEVNPSVTPETKERYEEIEEQFDSAEPAQEQDQLGRTFQ; this is translated from the coding sequence ATGAAACTCACCGTCAAACCCCTCAAACAGAAGGACGCTGGCCGCGGACTGGCGGCGATCGACCGCGTCTCGATGCGGGAACTCGACCTCGAGAACGGCGACTACATCGTCATCTCGGGCAAGGGTGACGGGCAGACGGTCGCCCGCGTCTGGCCCGGCTATCCCGAAGACGAAGGTCGAGGGATCGTCCGGATCGACGGCCGACTCCGTCAGGAGGCGAACGTCGGAATCGACGACAGCGTGACCGTCGAACAGGCCGACGTCAAGCCGGCGAAGTCGGTCACCGTCGCGCTTCCGCAGAACCTCCGCATTCGGGGCGACATCGGTCCGCTCGTCCGGGACAAGCTCTCCGGCCAGGCCGTCACGGAGGGGCAGACGGTGCCCTTCTCGCTGTCCTTTGGCCCGATGGCCAGTTCGGGACAGTCGGTCCCGCTGAAGATCGCGGGCACCCAGCCCAGCGGCACGGTCGTCATCACCGACTCGACGAGCATCGACATCTCCGAGACGCCGGCCGAACAGGTCAGCGCCGGCGGTCCCGGCACCGCCGCCGAAGGCGTCCCGAACGTCACCTACGAGGACATCGGCGGCCTGGACGACGAACTCGACCAGGTCCGGGAGATGATCGAACTGCCGATGCGCCACCCCGAGCTGTTCAAACAGCTCGGCATCGAGCCGCCCAAGGGCGTCCTCCTCCACGGCCCGCCGGGGACCGGGAAGACCCTCATGGCCAAGGCCGTCGCCAACGAGATCGACGCCCACTTCGAGACGATCTCCGGCCCGGAGATCATGTCGAAGTATTACGGCGAGTCTGAAGAACAGCTCCGTGAAGTGTTCGAGGAGGCCGAAGAGAACGCCCCCGCGATCATCTTCATCGACGAACTCGACTCCATCGCCGCCAAGCGAGAGGAAGCCGGTGGCGACGTCGAACGCCGCGTCGTCGCTCAGCTGCTCAGCCTGATGGACGGTCTAGAGGAGCGCGGCCGGGTCACTGTCATCGCCGCGACCAATCGCGTCGACGACATCGACCCCGCGCTCCGTCGCGGTGGCCGCTTCGACCGCGAGATCGAGATCGGCGTCCCGGACAAGGACGGTCGCCGGGAGATCCTGCAGGTCCACACCCGCGGGATGCCACTCGAGGAGTCGATCGACCTGGATCGCTACGCCGAGAACACCCACGGCTTCGTCGGCGCCGACCTCGAGAGCCTCGCCCGCGAGGGTGCGATGAACGCCCTGCGTCGGATCCGTCCGGACCTCGATCTGGAGGCCGACGAGATCGACGCCGAGGTGCTCGAGTCGCTGCAGGTCACCGAAGGCGACATCAAGGAGGCGCTCAAGGGGATCCAGCCCTCGGCGATGCGCGAGGTGTTCGTCGAGGTGCCGGACGTCACGTGGAACGACGTCGGCGGCCTCGCAGACACCAAAGAACGCCTGCGCGAGACGATCCAGTGGCCACTGGACTACCCCGAGGTGTTCGAACAGATGGACATGGAGGCCGCCAAGGGCGTCCTCATGTACGGCCCACCGGGCACCGGGAAGACGCTGCTCGCCAAGGCCGTGGCGAACGAGGCCCAGTCGAACTTCATCTCGATCAAGGGCCCCGAACTGCTGAACAAGTACGTCGGCGAGTCCGAGAAAGGGGTCCGGGAGGTCTTCGAGAAGGCACGGTCGAACGCCCCGACCGTGATCTTCTTCGACGAGATCGACTCGATCGCCACCGAGCGCGGGCAGGGCGCGACCGACTCCGGCGTCGGCGAGCGCGTCGTCAGCCAGCTGCTCACTGAGCTGGACGGCCTCGAAGAACTCGAGGACGTCGTCGTGATCGCCACCACGAACCGTCCGGACCTGATCGATCCGGCACTGCTACGGCCCGGGCGGCTGGATCGCCACGTCCACGTGCCCGTCCCCGACGAGGACGGTCGCAAGCGGATCTTCGAGGTCCACACCCGGAACAAGCCGCTCGCAGACGCGGTCGACCTCGAGTGGCTCGCCGCCGAGACGGAGGGGTACGTCGGTGCCGACATCGAGGCCGTCTGCCGCGAGGCCTCGATGGAAGCCAGTCGCGAGTTCATCACCTCCGTCGATCCCGAGGAGATGCCCGACACCCTCGATAACGTCCGTATCAGCACGGATCACTTCGAGCACGCCCTCGAGGAGGTCAACCCGAGCGTGACCCCGGAGACCAAAGAGCGCTACGAGGAGATCGAAGAGCAATTCGACAGCGCCGAGCCAGCCCAGGAGCAGGACCAGCTGGGACGCACGTTCCAGTAG